One Vanessa atalanta chromosome 6, ilVanAtal1.2, whole genome shotgun sequence genomic window carries:
- the LOC125064651 gene encoding putative mediator of RNA polymerase II transcription subunit 29 has translation MFRRCSSDDSELSDSVINSKSAIRISVCLQRYFKDVRSRCYIHVIRNRRVRWLEKRLQKIFSLPGGFCLCANGHLLPSSEPLALLRAEDSVEVIPLLEGHVEMLHKKDSLDLNVNNQSEKEAQNGETVSESPHTLCGINHFASISNHSRTTSEGANNDGTSKTTNGVPGTSKLESHDDTDGITTSNHAQDSVNNNNTSFTGENKGNGDTKDTAITFHQLKRRALALLDAHRSARDAADAGGEPPPRRVRRRVRRRTRRNPQPEREKTEQEMEPEPEQEQEREPEQEPEPEPEPEPEPEPEPELEPELERQLGPVSESPSDCEQPVSRNGAARSRRPRVVRPLGADEWPRGREPDDCSK, from the exons ATGTTTCGAAGATGTAGTTCAGACGACTCAGAATTATCAGATTCTGTTATTAATTCTAAATCAGCGATCCGGATAAGTGTATGCCTACAACGATATTTTAAGGACGTTCGCTCTCGATGTTATATACATGTTATAAGGAATCGACGAGTGCGTTGGTTAGAAAAgcgtttacaaaaaatattttcgttaccCGGTGGGTTTTGTCTTTGTGCCAATGGACACTTATTGCCCTCATCCGAACCACTTGCATTGCTGCGTGCTGAAGACTCTGTAGA AGTAATTCCTCTTCTTGAAGGACATGTGGAAATGCTACACAAAAAAGATTCTTTAGACTTGAATGTAAACAATCAGTCGGAAAAGGAAGCTCAGAATGGGGAAACAGTAAGCGAATCACCTCACACACTCTGTGGTATCAATCACTTCGCTTCCATCTCCAACCACAGTCGGACGACATCAGAAGGAGCCAATAACGACGGAACATCGAAAACAACAAACGGAGTTCCGGGCACCTCCAAACTCGAGAGCCACGATGACACAGACGGGATCACCACATCGAATCACGCGCAAGACTCggtgaataataataacaccaGTTTTACAGGAGAAAATAAAGGAAACGGTGACACAAAAGACACGGCGATTACTTTCCACCAACTCAAGCGCCGTGCGCTCGCTTTGCTGGACGCGCACCGCAGCGCGCGCGACGCCGCCGACGCCGGAGGCGAACCGCCGCCGCGACGCGTCCGGCGGCGCGTCCGGCGTCGCACTCGACGCAACCCACAGCCGGAGCGGGAGAAAACTGAACAGGAAATGGAGCCGGAGCCGGAGCAGGAGCAGGAGCGGGAGCCGGAGCAGGAGCCGGAGCCGGAGCCAGAGCCGGAGCCGGAGCCGGAACCGGAGCCGGAGCTGGAACCAGAGTTGGAGCGACAATTGGGACCGGTGTCCGAGTCCCCTTCGGACTGCGAGCAGCCCGTGTCGCGCAACGGCGCGGCGCGCTCGCGGCGCCCGCGCGTCGTGCGGCCGCTCGGCGCGGACGAGTGGCCGCGTGGCCGCGAGCCGGACGATTGCAGTAAATAA